One genomic segment of Alicycliphilus denitrificans K601 includes these proteins:
- the prmB gene encoding 50S ribosomal protein L3 N(5)-glutamine methyltransferase, with protein MTPAVHGATVGALIASGAQQLARAGVAFGHGTANARDEAVWLVLWRLGLPLDSVLDEDAPDSVANQPVTPASQALVATLFEERIATRKPAAYLTREAWLVGVPFYVDERAIVPRSFIAEILANGSIDDWLTDRTTNVLDLCTGNGSLAVLAAMAWPEVRVTGADLSPDALAVARINVERHGLQERIRLVQSDGLAAVPGPWDLILCNPPYVNAQSMSELPAEYRAEPELALAGGGDGMDFIHRLLREAPACMTEDAVLVLEIGNERAHFEAAFPQLPVFWLQTSAGEDQVLLVTRAALLAAGTAAPG; from the coding sequence ATGACGCCGGCCGTACACGGCGCCACCGTGGGCGCGCTGATCGCCAGCGGCGCGCAGCAGCTGGCCCGGGCCGGCGTGGCCTTCGGCCACGGCACCGCCAATGCGCGCGACGAGGCCGTCTGGCTGGTGCTGTGGCGCCTGGGCCTGCCACTCGACAGCGTGCTCGACGAGGACGCGCCGGATTCAGTGGCGAATCAGCCCGTAACGCCCGCCAGCCAAGCGCTGGTAGCTACGCTTTTCGAAGAACGCATCGCCACGCGCAAGCCCGCCGCCTACCTCACGCGAGAGGCCTGGCTGGTGGGCGTGCCGTTCTACGTGGACGAGCGCGCCATCGTGCCGCGCAGCTTCATCGCCGAGATCCTGGCCAACGGCAGCATCGACGACTGGCTCACCGACCGCACGACGAACGTGCTGGACCTGTGCACCGGCAACGGCAGTCTGGCCGTGCTCGCGGCGATGGCCTGGCCCGAGGTGCGGGTCACGGGCGCCGACCTCTCGCCCGACGCGCTCGCCGTGGCACGCATCAACGTCGAGCGGCACGGCCTGCAGGAACGCATCCGCCTCGTGCAATCCGACGGCCTGGCCGCCGTGCCCGGCCCCTGGGACCTGATCCTGTGCAACCCGCCCTACGTGAACGCGCAGAGCATGTCCGAGCTGCCCGCCGAATACCGCGCCGAGCCCGAGCTGGCGCTGGCCGGCGGCGGCGACGGCATGGACTTCATCCACCGCCTGCTGCGCGAGGCCCCCGCCTGCATGACGGAGGACGCCGTGCTGGTGCTGGAGATCGGCAACGAGCGCGCGCACTTCGAAGCCGCCTTTCCGCAACTGCCCGTGTTCTGGCTGCAGACCAGCGCCGGCGAGGACCAGGTGCTGCTGGTCACGCGCGCCGCGCTGCTGGCCGCAGGCACCGCGGCCCCGGGCTGA
- the dapE gene encoding succinyl-diaminopimelate desuccinylase, whose product MPSPTLLLTEQLIARPSVTPEDAGCLDLLAERLAPLGFACERLDSGPSSFRVCNLWAKRAATPTSQSQAAIKTVVFAGHTDVVPTGPVEQWSSAPFTPTQRDGRLYGRGASDMKTSIAAFVVAVEEFLAATPAPAIAIAFLLTSDEEGPSVDGTKVVVEQLRARGERLDWCIVGEPTSVQSTGDMIKNGRRGTLSGRLTVRGVQGHIAYPHLARNPIHQAVPALAELAATVWDRGNDFFPPTSWQMSNIHGGTGATNVIPGEVAIDFNFRFCTESTAESLKERVHAVLDHHGLEYDLAWTLGGQPFLTTPGELVGAVQQAIHAETGLTTELSTTGGTSDGRFIAQICPQVVELGPPNDSIHKIDENIRLTDIEPLKNIYRRTLENLNAQAAA is encoded by the coding sequence ATGCCCTCTCCTACCCTGCTGCTGACCGAACAGCTCATCGCCCGCCCCTCCGTCACGCCCGAAGACGCCGGCTGCCTCGACCTGCTGGCCGAGCGCCTTGCGCCCCTGGGCTTCGCCTGCGAGCGGCTGGACAGCGGCCCGTCCTCCTTCCGCGTCTGCAACCTATGGGCAAAAAGGGCTGCAACGCCCACCAGTCAATCGCAGGCAGCTATCAAAACAGTAGTATTCGCCGGCCACACCGACGTCGTGCCCACGGGCCCCGTGGAGCAGTGGAGCAGCGCGCCGTTCACGCCCACGCAGCGCGACGGCCGCCTGTACGGGCGCGGCGCCAGCGACATGAAGACCTCCATCGCCGCCTTCGTCGTGGCCGTGGAGGAGTTCCTAGCCGCCACGCCCGCGCCGGCCATCGCCATCGCCTTCCTGCTCACCAGCGACGAGGAAGGCCCGTCGGTAGACGGCACCAAGGTGGTCGTCGAGCAGCTGCGCGCGCGCGGCGAGCGCCTGGACTGGTGCATCGTGGGCGAGCCCACCTCCGTGCAGAGCACGGGCGACATGATCAAGAACGGCCGCCGCGGCACGCTGTCGGGCAGGCTCACCGTACGCGGCGTGCAGGGCCACATCGCCTACCCGCATCTCGCGCGCAACCCCATCCACCAGGCCGTGCCCGCGCTGGCCGAGCTGGCCGCCACCGTCTGGGACCGAGGCAACGACTTCTTCCCGCCGACCAGCTGGCAGATGAGCAACATCCACGGCGGCACGGGCGCGACCAACGTGATCCCGGGCGAGGTGGCCATCGACTTCAACTTCCGCTTCTGCACCGAATCCACGGCCGAGAGCCTGAAGGAGCGCGTGCATGCGGTGCTGGACCACCACGGCCTCGAATACGACCTGGCCTGGACGCTGGGCGGCCAACCCTTCCTGACCACGCCGGGCGAGCTGGTCGGCGCCGTGCAGCAGGCCATCCATGCCGAGACGGGCCTGACGACCGAGCTGTCCACCACCGGCGGCACCAGCGACGGGCGCTTCATCGCGCAGATCTGCCCGCAGGTGGTCGAGCTCGGCCCGCCCAACGACAGCATCCACAAGATCGACGAGAACATCCGCCTGACGGACATCGAGCCGCTCAAGAACATCTACCGCCGCACGCTCGAAAACCTCAACGCGCAGGCCGCGGCATGA
- a CDS encoding PilT/PilU family type 4a pilus ATPase has protein sequence MSTMERILRLMGEKKASDVYLSANAPALIKINGECVPINSQILPPDAPRNLLAEIVPPERIEELEETGELNMGVPLTGVGRFRISAMRQRGTYAVVIRFIAQEIPKLSTLNLPPVLGALIMEKRGLILVVGATGSGKSTTLAAMLDERNEAMTGHILTVEDPVEYQFKNKRSIVNQREIGGDTQSLQTALKNALRQAPDVILIGEIRDRETMSAAIAYAQSGHLCLATLHGNNSYHALNRILSFYPVEVRPTMLGDLASALKAIVSQRLVRTKAGERLPAVEVMLNTKLVADLVEQGNFSGVRDAMEKSMAEGSQTFEEALAHLILSDRIDRKEGLAYADSPTNLMWRLQNDFSIAAKAAQAQQEESQPPEDDEPSFTEIVLDVKPV, from the coding sequence ATGAGCACGATGGAGCGGATCTTGCGCCTCATGGGTGAGAAAAAGGCCTCCGACGTCTACCTGTCGGCCAACGCGCCGGCGCTGATCAAGATCAACGGCGAGTGCGTGCCCATCAACAGCCAGATCCTGCCGCCCGACGCGCCCAGGAACCTGCTGGCCGAAATCGTGCCGCCCGAGCGTATCGAGGAGCTGGAGGAGACGGGCGAGCTCAACATGGGCGTGCCGCTCACGGGCGTGGGGCGCTTCCGTATCAGCGCCATGCGCCAGCGCGGCACCTACGCGGTGGTGATCCGCTTCATCGCGCAGGAGATCCCGAAGCTGTCCACGCTGAACCTGCCCCCGGTTCTCGGCGCACTCATCATGGAAAAGCGCGGCCTGATCCTGGTCGTGGGCGCCACGGGCTCGGGCAAGAGCACGACGCTCGCCGCCATGCTCGATGAGCGCAACGAGGCCATGACCGGCCACATCCTCACCGTGGAGGACCCGGTCGAGTACCAGTTCAAAAACAAGCGCTCCATCGTCAACCAACGCGAGATCGGCGGCGACACGCAGTCGCTGCAGACGGCGCTGAAGAACGCGCTGCGCCAGGCGCCCGACGTGATCCTGATTGGCGAGATCCGCGACCGCGAGACCATGTCGGCCGCCATCGCCTACGCCCAGTCGGGCCACCTGTGCCTGGCCACGCTGCACGGCAACAACAGCTACCACGCGCTCAACCGCATCCTGTCGTTCTACCCCGTGGAGGTGCGCCCCACCATGCTGGGCGACCTGGCCTCGGCGCTCAAGGCCATCGTTTCGCAGCGCCTGGTGCGCACCAAGGCGGGCGAGCGCCTGCCGGCCGTAGAGGTCATGCTCAACACCAAGCTGGTGGCCGACCTGGTCGAGCAGGGCAACTTCTCCGGCGTGCGCGACGCCATGGAAAAATCCATGGCCGAAGGCTCGCAGACCTTCGAGGAGGCCCTGGCGCACCTGATCCTCAGCGACAGGATCGACCGCAAGGAAGGCCTGGCCTACGCCGACTCGCCCACCAACCTCATGTGGCGCCTGCAGAACGACTTCTCCATCGCCGCCAAGGCCGCGCAGGCCCAGCAGGAGGAGAGCCAGCCGCCCGAAGACGACGAACCCTCGTTCACCGAGATCGTGCTGGACGTCAAGCCCGTTTGA
- the dapD gene encoding 2,3,4,5-tetrahydropyridine-2,6-dicarboxylate N-succinyltransferase — MSQQLQTLIDNAWDNRASLSPASAPKEVVDAVEHVISELNNGQLRVATREGVGRWTVHQWIKKAVLLSFRLKDNAIMKAGDLAFFDKVPTKFSHLTPDEMAATGVRVVPPAVARRGSFIAKGAILMPSYVNIGAYVDEGTMVDTWATVGSCAQVGKNVHLSGGVGLGGVLEPLQAGPTIIEDNCFIGARSEIVEGVVVEENSVISMGVYIGQSTPIYDRATGETIYGRVPAGSVVVSGNLPKDGGRYSMYAAIIVKKVDAKTRSTTSLNDLLRD, encoded by the coding sequence ATGAGTCAACAACTGCAGACCCTGATCGACAACGCCTGGGACAACCGCGCAAGCCTTTCCCCCGCCTCCGCACCGAAGGAGGTCGTGGACGCCGTGGAACACGTAATCTCCGAGCTCAACAATGGCCAGCTGCGCGTAGCCACGCGCGAAGGCGTGGGCCGCTGGACCGTGCACCAGTGGATCAAGAAGGCCGTGCTGCTGTCCTTCCGCCTGAAGGACAACGCCATCATGAAGGCCGGCGACCTGGCCTTCTTCGACAAGGTGCCGACGAAGTTCTCCCACCTCACGCCCGACGAGATGGCCGCCACCGGCGTGCGCGTGGTGCCTCCGGCCGTGGCCCGCCGCGGCAGCTTCATCGCCAAGGGCGCGATCCTGATGCCGAGCTACGTGAACATCGGCGCCTATGTGGACGAGGGCACCATGGTCGATACCTGGGCCACCGTCGGCTCGTGCGCCCAGGTGGGCAAGAACGTGCACCTGTCGGGCGGCGTGGGCCTGGGCGGAGTGCTGGAGCCGCTGCAGGCCGGCCCCACCATCATCGAGGACAACTGCTTCATCGGCGCGCGCTCCGAGATCGTCGAGGGCGTGGTCGTCGAGGAGAACTCCGTCATCTCCATGGGCGTGTACATCGGCCAGAGCACCCCCATCTACGACCGCGCCACGGGCGAGACGATCTACGGCCGCGTGCCCGCGGGCTCTGTGGTGGTCAGCGGCAACCTGCCCAAGGACGGCGGCCGCTACAGCATGTACGCCGCCATCATCGTCAAGAAGGTGGACGCCAAGACGCGCTCCACCACCAGCCTCAACGACCTGCTGCGCGACTGA
- the dapC gene encoding succinyldiaminopimelate transaminase, whose protein sequence is MNPLLSLLQPYPFERLRQLFAGVTPSAEHSPISLGIGEPRHATPQFIKDALAEGLAGLASYPSTLGEPRLREACAGWMQRRYGVVVDPATQVLPVNGSREALFAFAQTVVDASRPGATVVCPNPFYQIYEGATLLAGATPHYAPSDPARNFAVDWDSVPEDVWQRTQLLFTCSPGNPTGAVMPLTEWEKLFALSDRYGFVIASDECYSEIYFRDEPPLGGLEAAHRLGRTDYRNLLAFTSLSKRSNVPGLRSGFVAGDAALVKAFLLYRTYHGSAMGPAVQAASIAAWNDETHVQENRALYRRKFAQVTPMLAQVMQVGLPDAGFYLWARVPDALGMSDTEFARALLTQYNVTVLPGSYLARDVNGANPGAQRVRMALVAEAEECEQAARRIVQFIQSRI, encoded by the coding sequence ATGAATCCCCTGCTCTCCTTATTGCAGCCCTACCCGTTCGAGCGGCTGCGACAGCTTTTCGCGGGGGTCACGCCCTCGGCCGAACACAGTCCCATCAGCCTGGGCATAGGCGAGCCGCGCCACGCCACGCCGCAGTTCATCAAGGATGCGCTGGCCGAAGGGTTGGCGGGCCTGGCGAGCTACCCGTCCACCCTGGGCGAGCCGCGCCTGCGCGAGGCCTGCGCGGGCTGGATGCAGCGGCGCTACGGCGTCGTCGTAGACCCGGCCACGCAGGTGCTGCCCGTCAACGGCTCGCGCGAGGCGCTGTTCGCCTTCGCCCAGACGGTGGTGGATGCGTCCCGCCCCGGCGCGACCGTGGTTTGCCCCAACCCCTTCTACCAGATCTACGAGGGCGCCACGCTGCTGGCGGGCGCCACGCCCCACTACGCGCCCAGCGACCCGGCGCGCAACTTCGCCGTGGACTGGGACAGCGTGCCCGAGGACGTGTGGCAGCGCACGCAGCTGCTGTTCACCTGCTCGCCGGGCAACCCCACGGGCGCCGTGATGCCGCTCACGGAGTGGGAAAAGCTGTTCGCGCTGAGCGACCGCTACGGCTTCGTGATCGCCTCGGACGAGTGCTACAGCGAGATCTATTTCCGCGACGAGCCCCCGCTCGGCGGCCTGGAGGCCGCGCACCGCCTGGGCCGCACGGACTACCGCAACCTGCTCGCCTTCACCAGCCTGTCCAAGCGCAGCAACGTGCCGGGCCTGCGCAGCGGCTTCGTGGCCGGCGATGCCGCGCTCGTCAAGGCCTTCCTGCTCTACCGCACCTACCACGGCAGCGCCATGGGGCCGGCCGTGCAGGCCGCGAGCATCGCCGCCTGGAACGACGAGACGCACGTGCAGGAAAACCGCGCGCTGTACCGCCGCAAGTTCGCCCAGGTCACGCCCATGCTGGCACAGGTCATGCAGGTGGGCCTCCCCGACGCGGGCTTCTACCTCTGGGCCAGGGTGCCGGACGCCCTGGGCATGAGCGACACCGAGTTCGCCCGGGCGCTGCTGACTCAATACAATGTGACGGTACTGCCGGGCAGTTATCTGGCGCGCGACGTGAACGGCGCCAACCCCGGCGCCCAGCGTGTGCGCATGGCCCTTGTAGCCGAGGCCGAGGAATGCGAGCAGGCCGCCCGGCGCATCGTGCAATTCATCCAATCCCGTATCTGA
- the rsxB gene encoding electron transport complex subunit RsxB, whose translation MALAQASSLPAAALQALAERIDAALPQTQCTRCGYPDCAAYAHAVASGEAGINQCPPGGAQGVARLAAITGRPELPLSAAHGQETPRAVAVIDENWCIGCTLCIKACPTDAILGLNKRMHTVIAPHCTGCELCLPACPVDCIRMENASGQATGWAAWSAPQAEQARTRYRARRERLEREEQQALVAPPAAGAMPRADRPDAKAPADPKHAAIAAALARARAQRAVHG comes from the coding sequence ATGGCCCTGGCGCAGGCCTCGTCGTTACCGGCTGCAGCACTGCAGGCCCTGGCCGAGCGCATCGACGCTGCCCTGCCCCAGACCCAGTGCACACGCTGCGGCTACCCCGACTGCGCGGCCTACGCGCACGCGGTGGCCAGCGGCGAGGCCGGCATCAACCAGTGCCCCCCGGGCGGAGCCCAGGGCGTGGCGCGCCTGGCGGCGATCACCGGCCGGCCCGAACTGCCGCTGAGCGCGGCCCATGGCCAGGAGACGCCGCGTGCCGTGGCCGTCATTGACGAAAACTGGTGCATTGGCTGCACGCTGTGCATCAAGGCCTGCCCCACGGATGCCATCCTGGGCCTGAACAAGCGCATGCACACCGTGATCGCTCCGCATTGCACGGGCTGCGAGTTGTGCCTGCCCGCCTGCCCCGTGGACTGCATCCGCATGGAGAACGCCAGCGGCCAGGCCACCGGCTGGGCCGCTTGGTCCGCGCCGCAGGCCGAGCAGGCGCGCACGCGCTACAGGGCGCGGCGGGAGCGCCTGGAGCGCGAAGAGCAGCAGGCGCTAGTGGCGCCCCCGGCAGCTGGCGCCATGCCGCGCGCCGATCGGCCCGACGCGAAGGCACCCGCCGACCCCAAGCATGCGGCGATCGCCGCCGCGCTGGCACGGGCCCGCGCGCAGCGCGCCGTGCACGGCTGA
- a CDS encoding polyhydroxyalkanoate depolymerase, whose amino-acid sequence MLYTLYETQRTLMEPFADLAQAAAKFYSNPLSPFSETQLAHRMSAGYELLFRLGKDYEKPQFGIRTVDVDGVSCAIHERVEIDKPFCELRRFKRFSDDPDTLLKLKEQPVVLVVAPLSGHYATLLRDTVRSMLADHKVYITDWKNARLVPLSEGDFHLDDYVNYVQEFIRHLQQKYGNCHVMSVCQPTVPVLAAVSLMASRGETTPLSMTMMGGPIDARRSPTAVNNLATQRSFKWFETNVIYRVPSNFPGAGRRVYPGFMQHMGFVAMNPDRHATSHYDYFKNLIQGDDASAEAHRKFYDEYNAVLDMDANYYLETIKTVFQDYSLVNGTWDVRSPDGKLERVRPQDIADTALLTIEGELDDISGSGQTEAAQGLCSGIAPERRMHYEVKGAGHYGIFSGRRWRKHVYAKVRDFIRANQPGQPAGAVRVRRVRTAAA is encoded by the coding sequence ATGCTGTACACCCTCTACGAAACCCAGCGTACCCTGATGGAGCCCTTCGCCGACCTGGCGCAAGCGGCTGCCAAGTTCTACAGCAACCCGCTGTCTCCCTTCAGTGAAACCCAGCTGGCGCACCGCATGTCGGCCGGCTACGAGCTGCTGTTCCGGCTGGGCAAGGACTACGAGAAGCCCCAGTTCGGCATCCGCACCGTCGACGTGGACGGCGTGAGCTGCGCCATCCACGAGCGCGTGGAAATCGACAAGCCGTTCTGCGAGCTGCGCCGCTTCAAGCGCTTCTCCGACGACCCCGACACCTTGCTCAAGCTCAAGGAACAACCCGTGGTGCTCGTCGTCGCGCCCCTGTCCGGGCACTACGCCACGCTGCTGCGCGACACCGTGCGCTCCATGCTCGCAGACCACAAGGTCTACATCACCGACTGGAAGAACGCGCGCCTCGTGCCTCTGTCCGAGGGGGACTTCCACCTCGACGACTACGTCAACTACGTGCAGGAATTCATCCGCCACCTGCAGCAGAAGTACGGCAACTGCCATGTGATGAGCGTGTGCCAGCCCACGGTGCCCGTGCTGGCCGCCGTCTCGCTCATGGCCAGCCGCGGCGAGACCACGCCGCTGTCCATGACCATGATGGGCGGCCCCATCGACGCGCGCCGCTCGCCCACGGCGGTCAACAACCTCGCCACGCAGCGCAGCTTCAAGTGGTTCGAGACCAACGTCATCTACCGCGTGCCCAGCAACTTCCCCGGCGCAGGGCGCCGCGTCTACCCGGGCTTCATGCAGCACATGGGCTTCGTGGCCATGAACCCTGACCGCCACGCAACCAGCCACTACGACTATTTCAAGAACCTGATCCAGGGCGACGACGCGAGCGCCGAGGCCCACCGCAAGTTCTACGACGAGTACAACGCCGTGCTCGACATGGACGCCAACTATTACCTCGAAACCATCAAGACCGTGTTCCAGGACTACAGCCTGGTCAACGGCACCTGGGACGTGCGCTCGCCCGACGGCAAGCTCGAACGCGTGCGCCCGCAGGACATCGCCGACACGGCCCTGCTGACCATCGAGGGCGAGCTCGACGACATCTCCGGCAGCGGCCAGACGGAGGCCGCCCAGGGCCTGTGCTCCGGCATCGCGCCCGAGCGCCGCATGCACTACGAGGTCAAGGGCGCGGGCCACTATGGCATCTTCAGCGGCCGCCGCTGGCGCAAGCATGTGTATGCCAAGGTGCGCGACTTCATCCGTGCCAACCAGCCCGGGCAGCCGGCCGGGGCCGTGCGCGTGCGCCGCGTGCGCACCGCCGCCGCCTGA
- a CDS encoding GTP pyrophosphokinase: MSSAIQPAHEESVFHAFYARELPALQQACAFFMALLQSILSQARHIDIAKIEGRVKDRDECLRKFSRKYRTALEESGTPYEIHHYITDLIGVRVVCLYEDELEKVAQIVQSHFDVIDVTDKVSAMEGTEASFGYKGLHLDLRLNAEQAALPQNAAYANQPFELQVRTIIQDAWSVLDHKIKYKKSIPAQLKRRINVLSALFELADREFRQIRDATAAELQRASDETAEPEPGTARAPAPGSELDAFTFLKIANHFFKDAEFDARKVDQFVDDIRAWSPGITRSRFNALMRETLATVKRYKQFYEEHNPEGSFTPFTVIRHCLYLGDKQLFRRALRNSSREAFEAWLQGAPYV, encoded by the coding sequence ATGTCTTCCGCGATCCAGCCCGCACACGAGGAATCCGTCTTCCACGCCTTCTACGCGCGGGAGCTGCCGGCGCTGCAGCAGGCCTGCGCGTTCTTCATGGCGCTGCTGCAGTCCATCCTGTCCCAGGCCCGCCACATCGACATCGCCAAGATCGAGGGCCGCGTGAAGGACCGCGACGAGTGCCTGCGCAAGTTCTCGCGCAAGTACCGCACGGCGCTGGAGGAAAGCGGCACGCCCTACGAGATCCACCACTACATCACCGACCTGATTGGCGTGCGCGTGGTCTGCCTCTACGAGGACGAGCTGGAAAAGGTGGCGCAGATCGTGCAGTCGCACTTCGACGTGATCGACGTGACCGACAAAGTCAGCGCCATGGAGGGCACCGAGGCCTCGTTCGGCTACAAGGGCCTGCACCTGGACTTGCGGCTCAATGCCGAGCAGGCGGCGCTGCCCCAGAACGCGGCCTACGCCAACCAGCCGTTCGAGCTGCAGGTGCGCACCATCATCCAGGACGCCTGGAGCGTGCTGGACCACAAGATCAAGTACAAGAAATCGATCCCCGCGCAGCTCAAGCGCCGCATCAACGTGCTGTCGGCGCTGTTCGAGCTGGCCGACCGCGAGTTCCGCCAGATCCGCGACGCCACCGCCGCCGAGCTGCAGCGCGCGTCCGACGAAACCGCCGAGCCTGAACCCGGCACCGCGCGGGCGCCGGCGCCCGGCAGCGAGCTCGATGCCTTCACCTTCCTGAAGATCGCCAACCATTTCTTCAAGGACGCCGAGTTCGACGCCCGGAAGGTGGACCAGTTCGTGGACGACATCCGGGCCTGGTCGCCGGGCATCACCCGCTCGCGCTTCAATGCGCTGATGCGCGAGACCCTGGCCACGGTCAAGCGCTACAAGCAGTTCTACGAGGAACACAACCCCGAGGGCAGCTTCACCCCCTTCACCGTGATCCGCCACTGCCTGTACCTGGGCGACAAGCAGCTGTTCCGGCGTGCTTTACGCAACAGTTCGCGCGAGGCCTTCGAGGCATGGTTGCAGGGAGCTCCGTACGTCTAG
- the dusA gene encoding tRNA dihydrouridine(20/20a) synthase DusA yields the protein METEENQQLGSGLSPWRMSVAPMMDWTDRHCRHLHRLLSRHALLYTEMVTTGALLHGDVPRHLRFGEAEHPVALQLGGSEPADLAHSARLGAQWGYDEINLNCGCPSERVQRGAFGACLMNEPRLVADCVKAMVDVVDMPVTVKHRIGIDQTEDYGFVRDFVGTVADAGCRVFIVHARNAWLKGLSPKENREIPPLRYEVAARLKSDFPQLTIAINGSLQTDAAVLEQLALVDGVMVGREAYHNPWWLTRWDELFFGAKPGTLTREQVEEEMVAYMEREAAAHGTHWYAVARHMLGLRNGLPGARRWRQVWSDHRLKHLPAREVMALARIRPA from the coding sequence ATGGAAACCGAAGAGAACCAACAACTTGGCTCAGGACTGAGCCCCTGGCGCATGAGCGTGGCGCCGATGATGGACTGGACCGACAGGCACTGCCGCCACCTGCACCGCCTGCTGTCGCGCCACGCCCTGCTCTACACCGAAATGGTGACCACCGGCGCGTTGCTGCATGGCGATGTGCCACGCCACCTGCGCTTCGGCGAGGCCGAGCACCCCGTGGCGCTGCAGCTGGGCGGCAGCGAACCTGCCGACTTGGCGCACAGCGCCCGCCTGGGCGCGCAGTGGGGCTACGACGAGATCAACCTCAACTGCGGCTGCCCCAGCGAGCGCGTGCAGCGCGGCGCCTTCGGCGCCTGCCTGATGAACGAGCCGCGGCTGGTAGCCGACTGCGTGAAGGCCATGGTGGACGTGGTCGACATGCCCGTCACCGTCAAGCACCGCATCGGCATCGACCAGACGGAGGACTACGGCTTCGTGCGCGACTTCGTGGGCACGGTGGCCGACGCGGGCTGCCGCGTGTTCATCGTGCATGCGCGCAATGCCTGGCTCAAGGGACTCTCGCCCAAGGAGAACCGCGAGATTCCGCCGCTGCGCTACGAGGTGGCGGCGCGGCTGAAATCGGACTTCCCGCAGCTGACCATCGCCATCAACGGGAGCTTGCAGACCGACGCGGCCGTGCTGGAACAGCTGGCGCTGGTCGATGGCGTGATGGTGGGCCGCGAGGCCTACCACAACCCCTGGTGGCTGACGCGCTGGGACGAGCTGTTCTTCGGCGCCAAGCCCGGCACGCTCACGCGCGAGCAGGTCGAGGAGGAGATGGTGGCCTACATGGAGCGCGAGGCCGCCGCGCACGGCACGCACTGGTACGCCGTGGCGCGCCACATGCTGGGCCTGCGCAACGGACTGCCCGGCGCGCGCCGCTGGCGCCAGGTGTGGAGCGACCACCGCCTGAAGCACCTGCCCGCGCGCGAGGTGATGGCGCTGGCGCGCATCAGGCCAGCCTAG
- a CDS encoding MaoC family dehydratase produces the protein MKDAQAAKPLYLEDLAVGDVFVSPPHALDAQQIVEFASQFDPQPFHLDEQAAKGSFFEGLAASGWHTVAITMRLLVQSFPLARGVIGAGAELSWSQPTRPGDVLRVTSTIKDIAPSRSKPDRAIVVLESVTSNQHGAPLQKLVSKVVAFKRTA, from the coding sequence ATGAAAGACGCGCAAGCGGCCAAGCCGCTGTACCTGGAGGATTTGGCGGTGGGGGATGTGTTCGTGAGCCCTCCGCATGCGCTCGACGCACAGCAGATCGTCGAATTCGCGTCCCAGTTTGACCCGCAGCCGTTCCACCTCGATGAGCAGGCTGCCAAGGGCTCGTTCTTCGAGGGGCTGGCCGCGAGCGGATGGCATACCGTGGCGATCACCATGCGCTTGCTGGTGCAGAGCTTTCCTCTGGCCAGGGGCGTGATTGGCGCTGGAGCCGAACTCAGCTGGTCGCAGCCCACGCGGCCGGGTGACGTACTTCGCGTGACCAGCACCATCAAGGACATTGCGCCTTCTCGATCAAAGCCCGACCGGGCCATCGTGGTGCTCGAAAGCGTGACCTCCAACCAGCACGGTGCTCCTCTGCAGAAGCTGGTCAGCAAGGTCGTTGCCTTCAAAAGGACGGCGTAG
- a CDS encoding TetR/AcrR family transcriptional regulator, with protein MGRSTQEKALENRARIVDRANALFRQRGVDNVSVSDVMGACGMTVGGFYKHFDSKDALVAQACGLAFTQALKAWDEVYENADTNARERNLELVRRYINNRSPERRCPILAFAPHVATGDAAGPAVRAYQAGIHELFEKFVEGAGTEGEPPVPAASREAMALFAAMVGARVLNQAAGNAGWVRDIEDAVIAAAASLSPKNEKP; from the coding sequence ATGGGACGCTCGACGCAGGAGAAGGCCCTGGAGAACCGCGCAAGGATCGTGGACCGCGCCAATGCGCTGTTTCGCCAGCGCGGCGTCGACAACGTGTCCGTGTCGGACGTGATGGGCGCCTGCGGAATGACCGTGGGCGGCTTCTACAAGCATTTTGATTCCAAGGATGCGCTGGTCGCGCAGGCCTGCGGCCTCGCGTTCACGCAGGCGCTGAAGGCCTGGGACGAGGTCTACGAGAATGCGGACACAAATGCCAGAGAACGGAATCTGGAGTTGGTGCGCCGCTACATCAACAACCGGTCTCCAGAACGCCGATGCCCCATTCTGGCGTTCGCTCCCCACGTCGCGACCGGCGATGCGGCCGGACCGGCCGTCCGTGCCTACCAGGCCGGCATCCATGAGCTCTTCGAAAAGTTCGTCGAAGGGGCGGGCACGGAGGGAGAGCCCCCCGTGCCTGCCGCGTCCCGCGAAGCCATGGCGCTTTTTGCTGCCATGGTTGGCGCGCGGGTCCTGAACCAGGCGGCGGGCAATGCAGGCTGGGTCCGCGATATCGAAGACGCGGTCATTGCCGCGGCGGCTTCACTCTCCCCGAAGAACGAGAAACCTTAG